A stretch of Amycolatopsis balhimycina FH 1894 DNA encodes these proteins:
- a CDS encoding TIGR03086 family metal-binding protein codes for MSPAEHHAREATRITELVESAAAGDWARPSPVAEWTALDVVKHLIEWPRGFLQGAGIELPALDVEAGPSAAWKQHVTDIQAILDDPAGRTLSNPHTGTKPVEEAIDQFYTGDVWMHSWDLAKALGREPDLDQERCAAALAAMTPIEQLLRDSGQFGPAVPVTPDASPQDKLVAFIGRDPAWQA; via the coding sequence ATGAGCCCGGCCGAGCACCACGCGCGTGAGGCCACTCGCATCACCGAGCTGGTCGAATCCGCCGCTGCCGGAGACTGGGCGCGGCCCAGTCCGGTGGCGGAGTGGACCGCTCTCGACGTCGTGAAACACTTGATCGAGTGGCCCCGCGGCTTCCTCCAGGGTGCCGGGATCGAACTCCCGGCCCTGGACGTCGAGGCCGGCCCGAGCGCCGCCTGGAAGCAGCACGTCACCGACATCCAGGCCATTCTCGACGACCCTGCCGGGCGAACGCTCAGCAACCCGCACACCGGCACCAAGCCCGTGGAAGAGGCGATCGACCAGTTCTACACCGGCGACGTCTGGATGCATTCCTGGGATCTCGCCAAAGCCCTCGGCCGCGAGCCCGATCTGGACCAGGAACGCTGCGCCGCCGCACTGGCCGCCATGACGCCGATCGAACAGTTGCTGCGCGACAGCGGGCAGTTCGGTCCCGCCGTGCCCGTCACCCCCGACGCGTCCCCCCAGGACAAGCTGGTCGCGTTCATCGGCCGCGACCCGGCCTGGCAAGCATGA